The window AGATGCCTTTTTTACACTACGCTGCCCTCCTGTTAGCGAATTGGTAACTAAAAGGCCCAAAAAAGCCGGCATGCAGCCGGCTCTGGTGTTCTTAAAGTATAAATAGATCTGTTATGATTTCACTTCTTCTGATTTTGTTTCGTCCCGCAGCAACCTTCTGATTATTTTGCCAACGTTGGATTTGGGCAGCTCATCCCTGAATTCTACGATACGGGGTAGTTTGTAATTTGTAAGATTCTGCTTGCAGAAGGCAATCAGCTCTTCTTCGGTTAAGCTATCATCTTTCTTTACCACACACACCTTCACTGTTTCGGTTGTTTTGGCATCGGGAACACCAATGGCTGCCACCTCCAGCACTTTAGGGTGCATGGCAATCACATCTTCGATTTCGTTCGGGTATACATTAAAGCCCGATACGTTGATCATGTCTTTTTTCCTGTCAACAATCCTGAAAAAGCCATCAGACTCCATTATACCTATGTCGCCGGTTTTAAACCAGCCATCCATAAACACCTGGCGGCTCTCATCCTCCCTGTTCCAGTAACCCTTCATAACCTGGGGTCCTTTGGCACAAAGTTCTCCCGGCTCACCGGCAGACAGCTTTTTGCCCTCTTCATCGAAAATGGCTACCTCAGTATTGGGAACCGGCACCCCAATTGTTCCCTGGCGTTCGGTACCATCCAGCGGGTTTACACACAACACCGGAGATGTTTCGCTAAGGCCATAGCCTTCTACCAGGGCCACACCCGTTACTTCTTTCCAGCGCGAGGCCACGGCCTTCTGCACTGCCATGCCTCCGCCAATCGCCACTTTCATCCTGCTGAAATCTACAGTAGCAAAATCCGGCTGGTTCAGCAGGCCATTGTATAAGGTATTAACACCCGTGATCATGGTAATGGGCTCCCGCTTCAGGTCTTTGATGAATGCCTTCATATCCCTCGGGTTGGTGATCAGCAGACACCTGGCGCCAAT of the Flammeovirgaceae bacterium 311 genome contains:
- a CDS encoding long-chain-fatty-acid--CoA ligase (COG0318 Acyl-CoA synthetases (AMP-forming)/AMP-acid ligases II), translating into MAAFPWFEQYPKQVSHTIKTDQFPHLPAMLEHAFKQYGHQTAYISMGKEITFREVDELSGAFAAYLQNSLKLQPGDRIALQMPNCLQYSVALYGSLRAGLVVVNTNPLYTPREMKHQFNDAGVKAVLVMNMFAHNLEKVLPETSIQHVMITGLGDMIGGIKGWIVNLVVKRVKKMVPAYNLPKAVSFNEVISEGKKLNFKAPAIKAEDIAFLQYTGGTTGVAKGAMLTHRNMVAHTMQVNEWFKPMLEKGKQEYMVTAIPLYHIFALAVNGLFMTFIGARCLLITNPRDMKAFIKDLKREPITMITGVNTLYNGLLNQPDFATVDFSRMKVAIGGGMAVQKAVASRWKEVTGVALVEGYGLSETSPVLCVNPLDGTERQGTIGVPVPNTEVAIFDEEGKKLSAGEPGELCAKGPQVMKGYWNREDESRQVFMDGWFKTGDIGIMESDGFFRIVDRKKDMINVSGFNVYPNEIEDVIAMHPKVLEVAAIGVPDAKTTETVKVCVVKKDDSLTEEELIAFCKQNLTNYKLPRIVEFRDELPKSNVGKIIRRLLRDETKSEEVKS